The Candidozyma auris chromosome 1, complete sequence genome includes a region encoding these proteins:
- a CDS encoding tRNA dihydrouridine synthase, translating into MSIEEISSSSPFTDNDRKTIHSQIEEDSFMTSDNLSGRKLYEKIGSPKTVLAPMVDHSELAWRVLSRRYGAELCFTPMFHARLFATDEKYRKKMWGDMDGDPEKDRPLVVQFCANDPDYLLQAAKLVEDRCDAVDLNLGCPQGIARKGHYGAFLMDDWDLVYKLINKLHKNLKCAVTAKIRVYDDWEKSLEYAKMVLSAGAQFITIHGRTRDMKGQKTGLANWNILRYLRDNLPKDQVFFANGNILYPSDLKRCTDEVNCDAVMSAEGNLYNPGVFWTKDNDKEKQFPRVDKLLREYFEIVKECSGEASRVAMKSHFFKLMYEFLNVHKELRPIIGRTSVSAPFEEWEKIVQQVEEIVAKIYEKEDIEKLDQIIDGPTEAWGGHYKKVPYWRCQPYFRTVNGEKQNMRELEVAASNKRKNEIEEEDRKKVKVSAA; encoded by the coding sequence ATGAGCATCGAAGAGATTCTGTCCCTGTCACCTTTCACTGATAACGATAGAAAAACCATACATCTGCAGATAGAAGAAGACAGTTTCATGACATCCGATAATCTATCAGGACGCAAGCTCTACGAGAAAATCGGCAGCCCCAAAACAGTGTTGGCGCCCATGGTGGACCACTCAGAACTAGCTTGGAGAGTCCTCTCCCGCAGATACGGCGCCGAACTCTGCTTCACCCCCATGTTTCACGCAAGGCTATTTGCCACAGACGAGAAGTatagaaagaagatgtgGGGGGACATGGACGGCGACCCAGAAAAGGACAGACCTTTGGTGGTTCAGTTCTGTGCCAACGACCCAGATTACCTACTCCAAGCAGCTAAATTGGTTGAAGACCGCTGCGACGCAGTGGATCTAAATTTGGGGTGTCCGCAGGGAATAGCGAGAAAGGGGCACTACGGAGCGTTCCTCATGGACGACTGGGACTTGGTGTATAAGTTGATCAATAAGCTCCACAAGAACCTCAAGTGTGCGGTGACTGCGAAGATAAGAGTGTATGATGATTGGGAGAAAAGTTTGGAATATGCCAAAATGGTGCTTTCTGCTGGCGCACAATTCATCACCATCCATGGCCGCACCAGAGACATGAAGGGCCAGAAGACTGGGCTTGCAAACTGGAACATCTTGCGCTACTTGAGAGACAACCTTCCCAAAGACCAGGTATTCTTTGCCAACGGCAATATATTATATCCTTCTGACTTGAAGCGGTGCACAGACGAGGTTAACTGCGACGCTGTGATGTCCGCCGAGGGAAACTTATATAACCCGGGTGTTTTCTGGACCAAAGACAAcgacaaagagaaacaaTTTCCCAGGGTTGATAAGCTTTTGCGAGAGTATTTTGAAATCGTGAAGGAATGTTCAGGAGAAGCATCGAGGGTGGCCATGAAGTCacacttcttcaagctcatgTATGAGTTTCTTAATGTGCACAAGGAATTAAGACCAATCATTGGCCGGACAAGCGTGAGTGCTCCTTTCGAAGAGTGGGAAAAGATAGtgcaacaagttgaagagatcgTGGCGAAGATTTACGAAAAAGAGGACATCGAGAAACTAGATCAAATCATAGATGGTCCCACCGAGGCTTGGGGTGGACATTATAAGAAAGTGCCTTACTGGAGGTGCCAACCGTACTTCCGTACGGTGAATGGTGAGAAGCAGAACATGAGGGAGCTCGAAGTGGCTGCTtcaaacaaaagaaagaacgaaattgaagaggaagataggaagaaggtgaaagtGAGTGCTGCCTAA
- a CDS encoding 3-methyl-2-oxobutanoate hydroxymethyltransferase has translation MFFKSSLHAIRRFSVAPVVRSSYTATPRTTLTDLRSLYETKKPITVVTAWDFLTGQIVDKAKADIALVGDSLAMVALGYPDTNEIELDEMLYHVRAVNRGNQSSFIVADMPFGTYEKSTEQAVETAIKVVKYGKAQAVKLEGGQEMADTVRAIVRAGVPVMGHIGLTPQKHHTLGGYKLQGNSAESARKLIDDGLALEDAGAFGMIVECVPNKLAGIVTEAVKIPTVGIGAGPYVSGQVLVLADMLQMNDPDNYKLAKFVKPYMRFFEDATKAVSQYKQDVVDKVFPNADQNGYKMKSEILRDARQYAESKKQAEL, from the coding sequence atgtttttcaaaagccTGCTACATGCGATCCGCCGGTTCTCGGTGGCGCCTGTGGTTCGCTCCTCCTACACAGCTACTCCTCGAACTACCTTGACTGACCTCAGGTCTCTATACGAGACCAAAAAGCCCATCACCGTTGTCACTGCGTGGGACTTTCTTACGGGACAAATCGTGGACAAGGCCAAAGCAGATATTGCGCTTGTGGGCGACTCGTTGGCGATGGTGGCGCTTGGATATCCAGACACCAATGAGATCGAGCTTGACGAGATGTTATACCATGTGAGGGCAGTGAACCGAGGAAACCAGTCGTCGTTCATTGTGGCAGACATGCCATTTGGAACGTACGAGAAGTCAACAGAACAGGCAGTTGAAACTGCCATCAAGGTTGTGAAATACGGCAAGGCTCAGGCAGTGAAGCTTGAAGGTGGTCAGGAAATGGCTGACACCGTGAGGGCAATTGTAAGAGCTGGCGTGCCTGTTATGGGACACATTGGATTGACGCCGCAAAAACATCATACACTTGGAGGGTACAAGCTACAAGGCAATAGCGCTGAGAGTGCTCGTAAGCTCATCGACGATGGGTTGGCATTGGAGGACGCCGGTGCTTTTGGCATGATTGTAGAGTGTGTTCCCAATAAACTAGCGGGCATTGTAACAGAGGCGGTTAAGATTCCCACGGTGGGGATTGGAGCAGGTCCATATGTTTCGGGCCAAGTACTTGTGCTCGCCGATATGCTCCAGATGAACGACCCAGACAATTACAAGCTCGCTAAGTTTGTCAAGCCGTATATGCGGTTCTTTGAAGATGCAACGAAAGCTGTTTCTCAATATAAGCAGGATGTCGTGGACAAGGTGTTCCCCAATGCCGATCAGAACGGTTATAAGATGAAATCAGAAATTTTGCGAGACGCTCGCCAGTACGCTGAGTCAAAGAAACAAGCAGAGCTTTGA
- the GLO1 gene encoding lactoylglutathione lyase GLO1 has translation MVKIDDSFVMNHTCIRVKDPKVSVAFYEKNFGMKLLQKFPFESFTLYMLAIDDGSGTNWASREGVLELTHNHGTENDPDFSVNNGNGAENRGFGHICFSVDNIEAAEKKLLGDGIKFQKKLSDGRQKNIAFALDPDGYWIELIEHGNGKKSDTTDATTYKLNHSMVRVRDAAKSLDFYKKVLGMKLFAKKEFEAAKFTLYFLGYDHDGSHIPEGEQPPSRQSSQQGILELTHNWGTKSDPNFQGYHNGNSTENGAKQGYGHICVACKDPGAFCEQIEKEFGDSVTWAVKWNQGKMKNLAFIRDPDGYSIEIIPSDMFSN, from the coding sequence ATGGTGAAGATCGATGACTCGTTTGTGATGAACCACACCTGTATCAGGGTCAAGGACCCAAAGGTGTCGGTTGCTTTCTACGAAAAGAACTTTGGCATGAAGCTTCTCCAGAAATTCCCCTTCGAGAGCTTCACCTTGTACATGCttgccattgatgatgGCTCTGGTACCAATTGGGCCTCAAGAGAAGGTGTGTTGGAATTGACTCATAACCATGGCACCGAGAATGATCCAGACTTTTCAGTAAACAATGGTAACGGTGCTGAAAACAGAGGCTTCGGACATATCTGTTTCTCCGTGGACAATattgaggctgctgaaaagaagttgttgggCGACGGAATCAAgttccaaaaaaagttgagcGACGGAAGACAGAAGAATAttgcttttgctttggATCCTGATGGGTATTGGATTGAACTTATCGAGCATGGCAATGGCAAGAAATCAGACACTACAGACGCTACAACGTACAAACTCAACCACTCGATGGTAAGAGTTAGAGATGCCGCTAAATCCCTTGATTTTTACAAGAAGGTGTTGGGCATGAAGCTttttgccaaaaaagaatttgaggCTGCCAAGTTCACATTATACTTCCTAGGCTACGACCACGACGGTTCACATATTCCTGAGGGAGAGCAGCCTCCATCAAGACAGTCCTCCCAGCAAGGTATTCTCGAGCTCACTCACAACTGGGGCACTAAGAGTGACCCCAACTTCCAAGGCTACCATAATGGCAACTCTACAGAGAACGGAGCCAAGCAGGGATACGGCCATATCTGTGTAGCCTGCAAGGACCCAGGAGCTTTTTGCGAGCAGATAGAGAAGGAGTTTGGTGACTCCGTCACCTGGGCTGTTAAATGGAATCAGGGTAAGATGAAGAACTTGGCCTTTATCAGAGACCCTGATGGATACTCAATCGAGATCATTCCACTGGACATGTTTAGCAACTAG
- the TTR1 gene encoding dithiol glutaredoxin has translation MVSDATKTKVNQLISEHPVMIFSKDYCPYCSRTKQTISSLTDQFYVLELNTIPDGSEIQDYLEEISNQRTVPNVYINGKHVGGNSDVQALNSQGKLSTMLEAAL, from the coding sequence ATGGTTTCCGACGCCACCAAAACCAAGGTCAACCAGTTGATCAGCGAGCACCCCGTGATGATCTTTTCAAAGGACTACTGTCCTTACTGCTCCAGAACCAAGCAGACCATTTCCTCCCTCACCGACCAGTTCTACGTGTTGGAGCTCAACACCATCCCAGACGGCTCAGAGATCCAGGACTACTTGGAGGAAATCTCCAACCAGAGAACCGTGCCCAACGTCTACATCAACGGCAAGCATGTGGGTGGAAACTCTGACGTGCAAGCGTTGAACTCTCAGGGTAAGTTGTCCACTATGCTCGAGGCTGCGCTCTAG
- the PTC6 gene encoding type 2C protein phosphatase PTC6: MPLERLRQVPSKQWSLRCFSTSVTFTSVDRSSFPVRSFKDLKPNAKCKLRVPLLKSPSHLGHYTSRMNRRYNEDKYSACVLDINGRTIFNFNIFDGHGGDQCSKYLSYNLGSVVEESSLLCDANDDTVRHRLIKDYAKNIGGYWRRWYKQRQQNFEKMVNVSPQVRKLSSLGDVSDDLPLRLPLSFLQTDYDFFNQEDNKSGSTCTSLYMETLHSESEGEFQPVFESYYFNRGTINKLTVAHVGDTKAILVDKNGDAHPLTLPHHPSNPTESSRLRRYSANYFMTDSFGEERFISLANTRAFGDLNFKEVGVTAEPEVSQLIFGDHKTISKKLTAQEIKDHTIVGLGGDESFLVLCTDGITNEVTDQEVADIIMTNFNMRGQAATPQVCAEEVVKFVEYIGGDDNATCLVIRLSGWGNWPVIDRTGHLRQERLNAYSPRDRGSG; the protein is encoded by the coding sequence ATGCCTTTAGAAAGGCTTCGGCAGGTGCCTCTGAAACAGTGGCTGCTAAGATGCTTCTCCACTTCTGTGACCTTCACCTCCGTTGATCGGTCTCTGTTCCCTGTTCGTTCGTTTAAAGACCTCAAGCCGAACGCCAAATGCAAATTGCGAGTGCCGCTCTTGAAGTCGCCGTCTCATCTTGGCCACTACACCTCTCGAATGAATAGGAGATATAATGAAGATAAGTACAGTGCATGTGTGTTGGACATCAATGGCAGGACCAtattcaatttcaacatATTTGATGGCCACGGTGGTGACCAGTGTCTGAAATATTTGCTGTACAACTTGGGTTCCGTTGTGGAGGAGTCATCGTTATTGTGTGATGCCAACGATGACACTGTGAGACATAGGCTAATCAAAGACTATGCTAAAAACATTGGCGGCTACTGGCGGCGCTGGTATAAGCAGCGACAACAGAACTTTGAGAAGATGGTCAACGTTTCTCCTCAAGTGAGAAAGCTATCATCTTTGGGAGATGTGCTGGACGACCTACCGCTCAGGTTGCCGCTTTCCTTCTTACAGACTGACTAcgatttcttcaatcaaGAGGATAACAAGCTGGGTTCCACGTGCACTTCACTTTATATGGAAACGCTCCACTCTGAGCTGGAGGGTGAATTCCAACCTGTTTTTGAAAGTTATTACTTCAACAGAGGCAcaatcaacaagttgaCCGTAGCTCATGTGGGGGATACGAAAGCGATATTGGTTGATAAGAATGGAGACGCCCACCCATTAACTCTCCCGCATCATCCCTCCAATCCCACagaatcttcaagattaAGAAGGTACTCTGCTAATTACTTTATGACCGATTCGTTCGGAGAAGAGAGATTCATATCATTGGCCAACACTCGTGCATTTGGTGATCTCAATTTCAAGGAAGTAGGCGTCACCGCAGAGCCAGAAGTCTCGCAACTCATATTTGGCGATCATAAAACCAtactgaagaagctcacgGCACAAGAGATCAAAGATCACACTATCGTTGGGCTTGGAGGAGACGAGTCTTTCTTAGTGCTTTGCACGGATGGGATCACCAACGAAGTCACAGATCAGGAAGTTGCGGACATCATCATGACGAACTTCAACATGAGGGGTCAGGCAGCAACACCTCAGGTCTGTGCCGAAGAAGTTGTTAAATTTGTAGAATATATAGGCGGTGACGACAATGCCACTTGCCTAGTCATACGTTTGAGCGGATGGGGAAACTGGCCAGTGATCGATAGAACGGGACATCTTCGTCAAGAGCGTCTCAACGCATACTCTCCAAGGGACCGTGGATCAGGGTAG
- a CDS encoding mitochondrial 37S ribosomal protein uS19m produces the protein MKAARILLKGRSAWKGPAVVPLPIANAVKTGAPIRTNARACTILPQFVGLKFQVHNGMEYVEFEVTDEVVGSKLGEFARTRKYPHHTNKL, from the coding sequence ATGAAAGCCGCCAGGATATTACTAAAAGGACGTTCTGCATGGAAAGGCCCTGCTGTTGTTCCCTTGCCCATCGCCAACGCCGTTAAAACAGGAGCTCCCATCAGAACCAACGCTAGAGCTTGTACGATATTACCACAGTTTGTTGGATTGAAATTTCAAGTCCACAACGGAATGGAGTACGTGGAGTTCGAGGTGACCGATGAAGTGGTAGGAAGCAAACTTGGAGAGTTTGCCAGAACTAGAAAGTACCCACACCACACCAATAAGCTCTAA
- a CDS encoding putative ATP-dependent RNA helicase: MFARRFDPATWGKESRKPGIPIKKRKLSQTSIEEHESESERDKDASNPSSSDSSDSDSESEDEESQSGSDDGDEEETESSTDEDSHPAKRTTQDDPMEVDNGANNDNHGEEKGDDILDKAYIKKHASIFQKFKAVQHKDKITEYTERSDEEEIPQKMDLAPLPQPELPRDETLRSTKAHLKTLDWLAEPVYALPELTAPFTEFSFSHTLMNNISAMGFTKAFSVQISVFKMLLDDIKRNRLCPDFRGDILVNASTGSGKTLAYCAPIIEALQTRIVARVRAVILVPTKPLIQQVTQTLIELGKGTPLNIVSLSSDMSIKDEGIKISKNIPDIIVSTPGRLVDHLLNESVTFEALRFLVIDEADRLLNQSFQNWSEILIKAIEDHKKPSRNVGNCWELQTQKLVFSATLTTDAGKLSQLKFVKPRLIVVNSKEQLVNEMFSVPSTLSESKILFASSDSAYKPLLLAKLMIQAEKLSNVLIFSRSNDSTLRLANVLEALFKRLIPSVNVNVAYMNSTNNLSSVRNRVFRDFSSGQINILVATDLIARGLDLLSITDVINYDLPVSSREYVHRVGRTARANQKGEALTLVFGKGENQWFNSIMEDVGRNNPVEELYPKAIDLYLDEHEKSQFEDTLTKLSR, from the coding sequence ATGTTTGCCAGGCGTTTTGACCCGGCTACCTGGGGAAAAGAGTCAAGAAAGCCTGGAATTccaataaaaaaaagaaagctaaGTCAAACTTCTATTGAAGAGCATGAGAGTGAATCTGAGAGGGATAAAGATGCGTCTAATCCATCGCTGAGTGATAGCAGTGACAGCGATAGTGAAtctgaggatgaagaaagtCAATCGGGAagtgatgatggtgatgaagaggaaacGGAATCTTCTACAGATGAAGATCTGCATCCAGCTAAGAGAACAACTCAGGATGATCCCATGGAAGTAGATAATGGGGCGAATAATGATAAccatggtgaagaaaaggGTGATGATATCCTAGATAAGGCATATATCAAAAAACACGCAtctatttttcaaaaatttaAAGCAGTTCAGCACAAGGATAAGATAACAGAGTATACAGAGAGAagtgacgaagaggagatACCTCAAAAAATGGATTTGGCGCCCTTGCCTCAACCAGAGCTTCCGAGAGATGAAACACTCCGATCGACTAAAGCACATCTTAAGACCCTCGACTGGCTCGCAGAGCCCGTCTATGCATTGCCCGAGCTAACGGCCCCATTTACTGAGTTCAGCTTTTCGCATACTTTGATGAATAATATCTCGGCCATGGGATTCACGAAGGCATTTTCTGTACAGATCTCAGTTTTCAAAATGCTTTTGGACGATATCAAACGAAATAGACTCTGCCCTGATTTTAGAGGTGATATTTTGGTCAACGCATCGACAGGTTCTGGTAAGACGTTGGCTTACTGTGCGCCTATCATCGAGGCCCTACAGACGAGAATAGTTGCAAGAGTAAGAGCTGTGATTTTAGTGCCTACAAAACCGTTGATTCAACAGGTCACACAGACTCTCATTGAGCTTGGTAAGGGGACACCACTTAATATCGTGAGTTTATCAAGTGACATGTCTATTAAAGATGAGGGTATAAAAATTTCTAAAAACATTCCAGACATTATTGTGTCTACACCTGGTAGACTTGTCGATCATCTTCTCAATGAGTCAGTCACTTTTGAAGCATTAAGATTTTTGGTAATTGATGAAGCCGATAGATTGCTCAATCAGTCATTCCAAAATTGGAGCGAGATCTTGATCAAAGCAATAGAAGATCATAAGAAACCTTCCAGGAACGTCGGTAATTGTTGGGAACTTCAAACTCAGAAATTGGTTTTCTCCGCTACATTGACTACAGATGCTGGTAAGTTGTCACAGCTCAAATTTGTTAAGCCCCGCTTGATCGTTGTCAACTCCAAAGAGCAGCTTGTCAATGAGATGTTTTCAGTGCCTTCGACTTTAAGCGAGAGCAAGATTCTATTTGCTTCGAGTGACTCAGCTTACAAGCCACTTTTGCTTGCTAAACTCATGATACAAGCAGAAAAGCTCTCTAATGTGTTGATTTTCTCTCGGTCGAATGACTCCACTCTTAGACTAGCGAATGTCTTAGAAGCATTGTTCAAGAGATTAATTCCTTCAGTTAATGTTAATGTTGCATACATGAATTCGACGAATAATCTCTCGTCCGTCAGAAACAGAGTGTTTAGAGATTTCAGCAGTGGCCAGATAAATATATTAGTTGCGACGGATTTAATTGCTCGAGGACTTGATCTTTTATCAATCACGGATGTCATCAATTACGATTTGCCCGTCTCCTCGCGTGAGTATGTGCATAGGGTGGGTCGTACCGCCAGAGCAAATCAAAAAGGTGAAGCTCTTACCTTAGTGTTTGGAAAGGGCGAGAACCAATGGTTCAATAGCATCATGGAGGACGTAGGCAGAAACAACCCAGTGGAGGAACTTTATCCAAAGGCCATTGATCTTTACTTAGATGAGCATGAGAAATCGCAGTTCGAGGATACGCTTACGAAATTATCGAGATAA